The DNA region TCCTGCGCATGGACCGCGACTGGCACACCGGCTGAGTGGTCCTGTGTATCAGGACGGGTCTGCGTACGGCCTCTTCCCGAGGGGGCCGACCGTGTCGTTGCGGAGGGAGACCACCGAGGGACTGCCGCCGCCGGAGTGAGGAGTCCATCGCGCCGCACCATCGACGGTGCCCGACGGAGCGGCCTGAACGCTCACGGTCCGGCCCCGAATTGAGGTCAGGGCGTGCGGGCAGGTCCTGCGGGGCCCACTTCTTGGTCACGCTCGAAACTTCTTGGTCACGCTCGAACAACCCGTGCGATCCCGCCGTGTACCGGGCCGCTCGATCAGCCTCCTGGACCGGGTCCTTGGCCCGGCCGGAGGCTCCGGGCGCGGGCCGGGAAGGGCGGCTCGGGAGAGCGGTATGGCCGGAAACGGCCCGGCGCCGGCCTCGTACGGCATGAAAGGTTGTACGGGTTGAACGCCACCTTGAGGAGTGAGCACCGCATGAGCGGGACCGGCACCGATTCCACCGCTTCCCCGGCCACCACTGCGGATCGCCTCGACACCGGAAGGCCTCACCCGGCCCGCATGTACGACTGGTTTCTCGGTGGCAAGGACAACTATCCGGTCGACGAGGAACTGGGACGCCAACTGCTCCGGCTCCAGCCGGAGATCATGCGGTTCGCCCGTCACAACCGCCGGTTCATGGAACGCGCGGTGCGCCGTCTCGCCGACGAGGGTGTCCGGCAGTTCCTCGACATCGGTTCCGGCATCCCCACCGAACCCAACCTGCACCAGATCGCGCAGTCCACGGCTCCCGACGCATGTGTCGTGTACGTCGACAACGACCCGATCGTGCTCGCCCACTCCGGCGCGCTGCTGCGGGGGACCGAGGAGGGGGTGACACGGTACCTGGACGCCGACGTACGCGAGCCGGACCGGCTCCTGGAACTGGCAGCCGGCACCATCGACTTCACCCGGCCCGTCGCGCTCTCACTCGTCGCGCTGACTCACTTCATCCCGGACCGCGACCAGATCCACGACCTGGTGGGGCGGTATGTGGGCGCGCTCGCACCGGGGAGCCACCTCGTTCTGTCCCAGGCCACCGGCGACTTCGACCCCGAGGCCGTGGCCGCCGGAGTGGCGGCCTACGCGGCACGCGGGGCCACGTTCGCACCGCGTACACACGCCGAGGTCAGCCGCTTCTTCGACGGCCTGGAACTGCTCGATCCGGGGGTGGTCCCGGTGGGTGACTGGCACCCGGAAACCCACGCGGACACCCCGCCCACCGGAGCCGGTCCGGTCCCCATCTACGCCGGCGTCGCCCGCAAGCCCTGATTCGGCCCGGCGGTGGTGGACCGGGAAGCGGAAGCGCGGCGTGCGCCGTGGGCAAGGAACCACGTCGCGGTGCCTGAGCCGTCCGTGCCCGGCCACTGCCGGCAGCGCCCGCCCCGCGCCCCCGCCGGAACCGGCCGACTGCCGCCCCCGCCGCACGAACCGGTGCACCGGGGGGCGGGGCCTGACGCGGGGGATCCCGGTTCGGGCGGCGGTGGAGCGGTCAGTCGGCCCAGACCTCCGCGTCGTCGGCCGGAACGGTGGTGGCGAGCTCGAGTTCCTTACGGGCGGCGACCGTCTTGTTCGGGTCGATGCCGGTGAAGGCCAGATCGTAGGCGACGTAGAAGGCGTCCGTGTCCTTGGCCGAGGCCGCCTTCTTCCACGCCTTGGCGGCGCCCTCCAGCTCCTTGTGCAGCTTGACGGCCTCCGGCTGCTGGATCCCCTTCAGCGAGGCGAGGTGGGTGTCGAGGGCGGTACCCACGGCCTCGGCCTGCTTCTTGTACCCGTCGAAGTCGTCCTCGACGTGATCCGCCTCGGGCTGGTTCGCCCACAGGGTGTCGTACAGGGCGTTCGAGCCCTTGAGATACGCCAGTTGGTCCGAGTTCAGGCCCTCGCTCTTCAGGGAGCCGGAGAACGTGCCCTTCTCCTTGGCGTACGTGCAGCTCACCGCCCGGTCGCCGGTCTTCCAGCTCTCGCTGGTGGGGAGGTAGTAGAAGAGACCGACGCCCTCGGGGACCGACCAGGTGTCGGAGGCGAACTTCTGGGCCACGGCCGGGCACCGCTCGTCCGCGATCTCGCTGGTGGCGTCCTCGCCGGGGTACTTCGACTCTCCCTCGATCTTGAACTCGCCGACGACCTGGCCCTCGTGGGCCTCCTCGCACGGAACGACCTCGACGCTGAACTCCTCGGTGTCGGTCACCCCGCTGTTCGGGTTGTAGCAGTCGCCGGTGGAGAGCGAGAAGACCGACCGCTGGCGCACCGCTTTCTTCGCGCCCGCCTTGGCCCCCTCCACGACGTCGGCACATCCCGCGGTTCCCACCGCCAGGAGGGCGACGACAGCGGCTATACCACGCAGAGACCGGGACTTGACACCGATAGACATGACTTGAGCATCCTCAGACAGAGAAATTGCGAACAGTTGTGCGCATCGTATGGCACACCTGTGACAGTGGTGTGCGCGGGGATTTCAGGCCGTCCGGAGGGGGGACGGGATCGAGGCCCGGTGACCGTCTCTGTGGGCGTGGAGGCCGTGCCGGCGTTCGAGAGGCGCCTCTTCGGCGGGAGCTGGGTCAGGGACTCAGCCAATAGCCGCCATGCGGGGGGGGGTGTCGAATCGGTACGGGACATCACTCGTCACCAGGTCGTCCCGGACGAGTGCAAGGCCGTCGACCGGGTGTACGACTGCTGCTCCGCGCGCCTCGCAGAGATGACGTGGACCTCGGCGGCCACGGCCGCGGCCAATGACAAGGACGGCATCGCCTACCGGTACGACACCGAGAAGACGGCCGAAGCGTACGGCGGACTGGGCGACGAGTCGTTGGTGCGGCCGCGCTGCGGCTCGCCGTCGCCTTGCCTCAGTTCCTCGCGGTGCCGGGACGGGCCGCCCCGCCGTGCGAGGAGGCGGCCTGTCCTGTTGTAGGCGGACACCGGCTTCAGGACATCACGGCTTGCGGGCGAGGCCGCCGTGCTCGCCGATCGGCACGGGAACGGGGGAGCCGGGTTCCGGGCGCCAGACGGGGACCGAGACGACTCCAGGGTCCAGCAGTTCCAGGCCGTCGAAGAACGCCGTGATCTGGTCGACCGGGCGCAGGAAGTACGGGACGGCCCCTGTGTCGTTGTAGGCGTCCTGGGCTCGCTCGTAGTCCGCGTCGGTGCCCCGTGAGCCGTCGTTGACGCAGAGGTAGCTGCCTGACGGCAGACCGTCCATCAGCCGGGCGACGATCGTGCGGGCCTGCTCGTAGTCGTCGAGGTGGCCCAGGATGTTGCTGAGGATCAGGGCGACGGGTTGAGCGAGGTCCAGCGACTTGGCGGCGACCGCCAGGATCCGGTCGGGGTCGACCAGGTCCGCGTCGATGTAGGCGGTCGTGCCTTCGGGCGTGGAGGTGAGGAGGGCGCGGGCGTGGGCGAGGACCATCGGGTCGTGGTCGACGTAGACGATCCGCGCCTCCGGAGCGAGCCGTTGGGCCACCTCGTGCGTGTTGTCCACGGTCGGCAGGCCGGTCCCGATGTCCAGGAACTGCCGGATGCCCGCCTCGTCGACGAGGTGGGTGATGGTCCGGCGGAGGAATGTGCGACTGCTGCGGGCCACAGTGACGATCCCGGGGAAGACCGCGCTGTACGCGTCGCCCGCCGCCTCGTCGACGGGGTAGTTGTCCTTACCGCCCAGCCAGTAGTTCCAGATCCGTGCCGAGTGTGGCACAGACGTGTCGATGTGCTGCTGTGCCGCCGAGCCGGGCACCGTCGCGTGGTCGGGCATGGGTACCGTCCGTATTTCAACCGTTGCGTGAACCGTTCACCCGTAACCTACGCTCCAACGGTCCGGAAAGGGACACCAGTTCGCATGCCTTGTGGCTGAGCAGCGGGAATCCCGTCTTCTACGTCCCCTTCGCCCCTTCCGCCGCCACCCCCAGCTCGTCGGCACCCTGTCGGACCCGGCGCAAGCGGCGCGACATCTGACCCTTGCCTCGACCCTCGGCAAGTCTGTGTCCCACAGTCTCCGTCCGAGACCGCAGGTGATCGCTCGATGAGAGAATCAGGTCCGTGACGATCGGATCCGGGGACTTTGAACTGACCGTGGACGAACTGCGCGTCGTCGCCCGCTACGTTCTGGAGAGCGCTGAGGAAGTTCTTCCCGTGTTCGAGGAGGCCAACCCCGGCGATCCTCGGCCTCGTGCAGCCATCGACGCCGCGCGGGAGTTCGTGAACGGCGCCAGAAGGACCAGACTTCAGCGCATCACCTCCTTGGACGCCCACCGGGCGGCGAAGGAAGCGACCACGGAGGCCGCACGGCTGGCTGCGCGCGCTGCGGGGGATGCCGCCTCTGCGGCCTACCTCCATCCGATCGCGAAAGCCACCCAAGTGGGTCACATCCTGAGAGCCGCCGCAAGCGCCGCGCGCGTTGGGGAATTGAACGCGGACGATG from Streptomyces sp. NBC_01754 includes:
- a CDS encoding SAM-dependent methyltransferase gives rise to the protein MSGTGTDSTASPATTADRLDTGRPHPARMYDWFLGGKDNYPVDEELGRQLLRLQPEIMRFARHNRRFMERAVRRLADEGVRQFLDIGSGIPTEPNLHQIAQSTAPDACVVYVDNDPIVLAHSGALLRGTEEGVTRYLDADVREPDRLLELAAGTIDFTRPVALSLVALTHFIPDRDQIHDLVGRYVGALAPGSHLVLSQATGDFDPEAVAAGVAAYAARGATFAPRTHAEVSRFFDGLELLDPGVVPVGDWHPETHADTPPTGAGPVPIYAGVARKP
- a CDS encoding septum formation family protein → MSIGVKSRSLRGIAAVVALLAVGTAGCADVVEGAKAGAKKAVRQRSVFSLSTGDCYNPNSGVTDTEEFSVEVVPCEEAHEGQVVGEFKIEGESKYPGEDATSEIADERCPAVAQKFASDTWSVPEGVGLFYYLPTSESWKTGDRAVSCTYAKEKGTFSGSLKSEGLNSDQLAYLKGSNALYDTLWANQPEADHVEDDFDGYKKQAEAVGTALDTHLASLKGIQQPEAVKLHKELEGAAKAWKKAASAKDTDAFYVAYDLAFTGIDPNKTVAARKELELATTVPADDAEVWAD
- a CDS encoding SAM-dependent methyltransferase; this encodes MPDHATVPGSAAQQHIDTSVPHSARIWNYWLGGKDNYPVDEAAGDAYSAVFPGIVTVARSSRTFLRRTITHLVDEAGIRQFLDIGTGLPTVDNTHEVAQRLAPEARIVYVDHDPMVLAHARALLTSTPEGTTAYIDADLVDPDRILAVAAKSLDLAQPVALILSNILGHLDDYEQARTIVARLMDGLPSGSYLCVNDGSRGTDADYERAQDAYNDTGAVPYFLRPVDQITAFFDGLELLDPGVVSVPVWRPEPGSPVPVPIGEHGGLARKP
- a CDS encoding putative immunity protein — its product is MTIGSGDFELTVDELRVVARYVLESAEEVLPVFEEANPGDPRPRAAIDAAREFVNGARRTRLQRITSLDAHRAAKEATTEAARLAARAAGDAASAAYLHPIAKATQVGHILRAAASAARVGELNADDDYAVGLRLIEKARTRATPVLIEVLNRYPLAPTGRTRAAQLMTILDTSLRMPR